In one window of Sciurus carolinensis chromosome X, mSciCar1.2, whole genome shotgun sequence DNA:
- the Eola1 gene encoding protein EOLA1: MKFACLSFRQPFAGFVLNGVKTLETRWRPLLKSHQNCTIAIHIAHRDWEEGSWRQLLEERLRMSPGQIQALLWEGEKFGRGVIAGLVDIGETSQCPENLAPEEVVELENQAVLSNLQQKYLTVISNPRWLLEPVPQKAGKDMFEVDIPEHLIPVEHEV; encoded by the exons ATGAAGTTTGCCTGCCTCTCCTTCCGGCAGCCTTTTGCCGGTTTTGTCTTGAATGGAGTGAAGACCCTGGAAACGCGGTGGCGTCCCCTGCTGAAGAGCCACCAGAACTGCACCATCGCCATCCACATTGCTCACAGGGATTGGGAAGAAGGGTCCTGGAGGCAGCTGCTGGAGGAGAGGCTGCGGATGAGCCCTGGGCAGATCCAGGCCTTGCTCTGGGAAGGGGAAAAGTTTGGCCGAGGAGTGATAGCTG GGCTCGTGGACATCGGGGAAACGTCACAGTGCCCGGAAAACTTAGCTCCCGAAGAGGTTGTGGAACTGGAAAATCAAGCCGTACTCAGCAACCTGCAGCAGAAGTACTTGACAGTGATTTCAAACCCTAGGTGGTTACTGGAGCCTGTCCCTCAGAAAGCGGGGAAGGACATGTTTGAGGTGGACATCCCAGAGCATCTGATCCCTGTGGAGCATGAGGTGTGA